Proteins encoded within one genomic window of Kibdelosporangium phytohabitans:
- a CDS encoding ABC transporter permease yields MTTATVSPVTSISPVKAIEHGIILAGRNLRKTLKSPEQLIDVTIMPVIMLLMFVYLFGGAIGGGDRDGYLQMLLPGLMAQTILFATLGTGVGLCTDITKGVFDRFRSMPIARSAPLFGAVLGDAIRFVASSVFLLGFGMILGFDITTDAASALLAVVVTVAFGLCLCWISAWVGMLVKSPQAVPGAMIAFIMPLGFVSNVFVQTGTLPAWLKAFADIQPVSLLAEVNRGLLTGGPVGGPLLGTLAWMAGFVAVFYPLAMVTYRRRVA; encoded by the coding sequence ATGACCACCGCGACTGTCAGCCCGGTCACGTCCATCAGCCCGGTCAAGGCGATCGAGCACGGGATCATCCTGGCCGGGCGCAACCTCCGCAAGACGCTGAAAAGCCCCGAGCAGCTCATCGACGTGACGATCATGCCGGTGATCATGCTGCTGATGTTCGTGTACCTGTTCGGCGGCGCGATCGGCGGCGGCGACCGGGACGGGTACCTGCAGATGCTGCTGCCCGGCCTGATGGCGCAGACCATCCTGTTCGCCACCCTCGGCACCGGCGTCGGACTGTGCACCGACATCACCAAGGGCGTGTTCGACCGGTTCCGCAGCATGCCGATCGCCCGGTCGGCACCGTTGTTCGGCGCGGTGCTCGGCGACGCGATCCGGTTCGTCGCGTCGTCGGTGTTCCTGTTGGGGTTCGGCATGATCCTCGGCTTCGACATCACGACGGACGCGGCGTCGGCGTTGCTCGCGGTGGTCGTGACTGTCGCGTTCGGACTGTGCCTGTGCTGGATCTCCGCGTGGGTCGGCATGCTGGTCAAGTCGCCGCAGGCGGTACCGGGCGCGATGATCGCGTTCATCATGCCGCTCGGCTTCGTCAGCAACGTGTTCGTGCAGACGGGCACGCTGCCGGCCTGGTTGAAGGCGTTCGCCGACATCCAGCCGGTGAGCCTGCTGGCTGAGGTCAACCGCGGTCTGCTGACCGGTGGCCCGGTCGGCGGGCCGCTGCTGGGCACGCTCGCCTGGATGGCCGGGTTCGTCGCGGTGTTCTACCCGTTGGCGATGGTCACGTACCGGCGGCGTGTGGCCTGA
- a CDS encoding ABC transporter ATP-binding protein, with protein MAASKVRLKASELGLGYGERLVVDGLDLDVPQGTVTSVIGPNGCGKSTLLRALGRLLSPRAGEVLLDGKRIDKLPTKEVARTVGLLPQTPVAPDGLTVADLVARGRHPHQTWYRQWSVEDEAAVADALRLTKMDEHASRVVDELSGGQRQRAWISMTLAQGTELLLLDEPITYLDLAHQVDVLDLVHDLHTTRGTTVVMVLHDLNLAARYSDRLVAMRAGKIVAQGDPGDVLTEDLLRDVFDLDAKILTDPVAGTPMVVPIGSRHRAAHAAHAAAKAS; from the coding sequence GTGGCGGCGAGCAAGGTGCGGTTGAAGGCGAGCGAGCTCGGGCTCGGGTACGGCGAGCGGCTCGTGGTCGACGGCCTCGACCTCGACGTCCCCCAGGGCACGGTGACCTCGGTGATCGGCCCGAACGGCTGCGGGAAGTCGACCCTGCTGCGCGCACTGGGACGCCTGCTGAGCCCGCGAGCGGGCGAGGTGCTCCTGGACGGCAAGCGGATCGACAAGCTGCCGACGAAAGAAGTGGCGCGAACAGTCGGCCTCCTGCCGCAGACCCCGGTCGCCCCGGACGGCCTGACAGTCGCCGACCTGGTCGCCAGGGGACGCCACCCGCACCAGACCTGGTACCGCCAGTGGTCGGTGGAGGACGAAGCAGCGGTCGCGGACGCCCTCCGCCTGACGAAAATGGACGAGCACGCCAGCCGCGTGGTCGACGAACTCTCCGGCGGCCAGCGCCAGCGGGCCTGGATCTCGATGACCCTGGCGCAGGGAACGGAACTGCTCCTGCTGGACGAACCGATCACCTACCTCGACCTGGCCCACCAGGTCGACGTGCTCGACCTCGTCCACGACCTGCACACCACCAGGGGAACGACGGTGGTGATGGTCCTGCACGACCTGAACCTGGCAGCCCGCTACTCGGACCGGCTCGTAGCGATGCGCGCAGGCAAGATCGTGGCCCAGGGCGACCCGGGCGACGTGCTGACCGAGGACCTGTTGCGCGACGTCTTCGACCTGGACGCGAAGATCCTGACCGACCCGGTGGCCGGAACCCCGATGGTCGTCCCGATCGGCTCACGCCACCGCGCGGCCCACGCCGCCCACGCCGCCGCGAAAGCCAGCTGA
- a CDS encoding antibiotic biosynthesis monooxygenase family protein, whose product MAVVKINAIEVPDGDGTELEKRFAARASTIKDSPGFLGFELLRPVSGDNRYFVVTHWENDEAFQAWRAGPSMKAHSGPPSDKPVATGSSLLEFEVVEMIKPE is encoded by the coding sequence ATGGCAGTCGTGAAGATCAACGCGATCGAGGTCCCCGACGGCGACGGCACCGAACTGGAGAAGCGGTTCGCGGCCAGGGCGAGCACCATCAAGGACTCCCCCGGCTTTCTCGGATTCGAGCTGCTGCGCCCGGTCAGCGGCGACAACCGCTACTTCGTGGTGACGCACTGGGAGAACGACGAGGCGTTCCAGGCATGGCGGGCGGGCCCGTCCATGAAGGCGCACTCGGGCCCGCCGAGCGACAAGCCGGTCGCCACCGGGTCGAGCCTGCTCGAGTTCGAGGTCGTCGAAATGATCAAACCGGAGTGA
- a CDS encoding BTAD domain-containing putative transcriptional regulator translates to MRVAVLGPLCLTDTADREIEVGGPRLRMLLVRLALEANRIVPVEALIDGLWGAQPPADATNALQSLVSRLRKTGLAKRIESFPAGYSLAATEVDAEQFERLAAEGSRLLKRNEAANAAEVLRTALALWRGPALVDVTEAPFAAAAVARLAELRLTALEDRIEADILRGHEADVIVELYALTRDHPLRERLTALLIRALRTAGRQADALAAYETARQNLAAELGVDPSPELQQAHLALLRATPAEIPNNGTRLPAQLTSFVGRQHEMTELEALLGRDRLVTLVGPGGAGKTRLATEAASRAANRVWFVHLAGLREAVDVPAALASALGLGDSRVSEKRQVWHPQTDVTTRLLEALADRSELVVLDNCEHLVSAVAHLAETLLAACPRLRILATSREPLTINGETLFPLGPLDLPGENASAEQAAGSAAVRLFLDRARSVRPGFTVDDGNVGSVVAVCRQLDGLPLALELAAARLRSMTVGQVAERLDDRFRLLTGGSRTSLPRHQTLGAVVEWSWGLLAPAERTLASRMSVFANPSTLEAIVAACAAGDLAADDVLYVLASLVEKSFVEAGEGADGVPRYRMLETVKAFAAARLVDAERTRTRFIAWVMGMVEEAEPMLRGHDQVRWLRFLDAERDNVIEAVRLAVDRDDADASFRILAAWTWYWLLRQGVFGEALTEQVLPLARMQLMEHRAPDGPRLLYRMLTVMGGVEQPDPAQIATVLELCHSEQAKAMPLAAMIETVALAMTHEFDGADVAFRRSLRHPDKWTRAVVAFGGAMAAENLGDLARAKRWQEASIRRFRTIGDRWGLAMALNALAEIRSTGGDIAGAIELHEEALRVEVELGPSMDPAMTRSRLAEQHYRMGDLDEAYRVLVRMAEVSQNQGQRAVTVAIVIRLCAVLRARGDLAQARARLDTTRNELVDWPDSMNDPLRCWLGVVEARQYTAEGKLAEAWRAAADAVAATDRNAGYLRDAQSVADVAEAMATIAAAAGDLVFAARLLGASAAIAGALDVGSPDNLAVLGKFGPAEQEVLAEARKMTQDEATRLIKEGVPVPPPGTP, encoded by the coding sequence GTGCGAGTAGCTGTCCTGGGGCCGCTGTGCCTGACGGATACCGCCGACCGGGAGATCGAGGTCGGCGGTCCACGGCTGCGCATGCTCCTGGTGCGCCTTGCCCTCGAAGCCAACCGGATCGTGCCGGTCGAGGCGCTGATCGACGGCCTGTGGGGTGCGCAGCCGCCCGCCGACGCCACCAACGCACTGCAGTCGCTCGTGTCCCGGCTGCGCAAGACCGGGCTGGCCAAGCGCATCGAGTCCTTCCCGGCCGGATATTCACTCGCGGCAACGGAAGTGGACGCCGAGCAGTTCGAACGCCTTGCCGCGGAAGGCAGTCGCCTGCTCAAACGCAACGAGGCCGCGAACGCCGCCGAGGTGCTGAGGACAGCGCTGGCGTTGTGGCGGGGCCCGGCGCTCGTCGACGTCACCGAGGCGCCGTTCGCGGCGGCGGCAGTGGCGCGCCTGGCGGAACTGCGCTTGACCGCGTTGGAAGACCGCATCGAGGCGGACATCCTGCGCGGTCACGAAGCTGACGTCATCGTCGAGCTGTACGCGCTGACCAGGGACCACCCGCTGCGGGAACGGCTCACCGCGTTGCTCATCCGCGCATTGCGCACGGCCGGGCGCCAGGCCGACGCGTTGGCCGCGTACGAGACCGCGCGCCAGAACCTCGCCGCGGAACTCGGCGTGGACCCGAGCCCGGAACTGCAGCAAGCCCACTTGGCCCTGCTGCGCGCGACACCGGCGGAGATCCCCAACAACGGCACCAGACTGCCCGCGCAGCTGACCAGTTTCGTCGGCCGCCAGCACGAGATGACCGAACTGGAGGCGCTGCTCGGCCGGGACCGGCTGGTCACGCTGGTCGGTCCGGGCGGCGCCGGAAAGACGAGGCTGGCGACGGAAGCAGCGAGCCGTGCGGCGAACCGGGTGTGGTTCGTGCACCTCGCGGGCCTCAGGGAGGCCGTGGACGTTCCCGCCGCGCTCGCGTCGGCGCTCGGCCTCGGTGACTCGCGGGTGTCGGAGAAGCGGCAGGTCTGGCATCCGCAGACGGACGTCACGACCCGGTTGCTCGAAGCGCTCGCCGACCGGTCCGAACTCGTCGTGCTCGACAACTGCGAGCACTTGGTGTCCGCGGTGGCGCACCTCGCGGAGACGTTGCTGGCCGCGTGCCCGCGGTTGCGGATTCTCGCCACCAGCAGGGAACCGTTGACGATCAACGGGGAAACCCTGTTCCCGCTCGGGCCGCTGGACCTGCCGGGGGAGAACGCGTCGGCCGAGCAGGCCGCGGGCAGCGCCGCCGTCCGGCTTTTCCTGGACCGGGCCCGGTCCGTGCGCCCCGGGTTCACAGTGGACGATGGCAACGTCGGCTCGGTCGTCGCGGTCTGCCGCCAGCTCGACGGCCTGCCGCTGGCGCTCGAACTGGCCGCCGCGCGGTTGCGTTCGATGACGGTCGGCCAGGTCGCCGAGCGTCTCGACGACCGGTTCCGGCTGCTGACCGGCGGCAGCCGCACGTCGCTGCCCCGCCACCAGACCCTCGGCGCGGTGGTGGAGTGGAGCTGGGGCCTGCTCGCCCCGGCCGAACGCACCCTGGCGAGCCGGATGTCGGTCTTCGCCAATCCGTCCACTTTGGAGGCGATCGTCGCGGCGTGCGCCGCCGGCGACCTCGCGGCGGACGACGTGCTGTACGTCCTGGCGTCGCTGGTGGAGAAATCCTTTGTGGAGGCAGGCGAAGGCGCGGACGGCGTACCACGCTACCGGATGCTGGAGACCGTCAAGGCGTTCGCCGCGGCACGGCTCGTCGACGCGGAACGCACCAGGACCAGGTTCATCGCGTGGGTGATGGGCATGGTCGAGGAGGCCGAGCCGATGCTGCGCGGCCACGACCAGGTCCGCTGGCTGCGGTTCCTGGACGCCGAACGGGACAACGTGATCGAGGCGGTCCGGCTGGCGGTCGACCGTGACGACGCGGACGCCTCGTTCCGGATCCTGGCCGCGTGGACCTGGTACTGGCTGCTGCGCCAAGGGGTTTTCGGCGAGGCGCTGACCGAACAGGTGCTGCCGCTGGCCCGGATGCAGCTGATGGAGCACCGCGCGCCCGACGGTCCTCGCCTGCTGTACCGGATGCTGACGGTCATGGGCGGCGTCGAGCAACCGGACCCGGCCCAGATCGCCACCGTGCTGGAACTCTGCCATTCCGAGCAGGCCAAGGCGATGCCGCTGGCCGCGATGATCGAGACGGTCGCGCTGGCGATGACGCACGAGTTCGACGGCGCCGACGTGGCCTTCCGGCGGTCCTTGCGGCACCCCGACAAGTGGACGCGGGCCGTGGTCGCCTTCGGCGGCGCGATGGCCGCCGAGAACCTCGGCGACCTGGCGAGGGCGAAACGCTGGCAGGAGGCGTCGATCCGCCGGTTCCGCACGATCGGCGACCGCTGGGGGCTGGCGATGGCGCTGAACGCGCTCGCCGAGATCCGGTCGACGGGCGGGGACATCGCGGGCGCGATCGAACTGCACGAGGAGGCGCTGCGCGTCGAGGTCGAACTGGGCCCCTCGATGGACCCGGCGATGACGAGGAGCAGGCTGGCCGAGCAGCACTACCGGATGGGCGATCTGGACGAGGCATACCGCGTGCTGGTCCGGATGGCGGAGGTCAGCCAGAACCAGGGCCAGCGGGCGGTGACCGTGGCGATCGTGATCCGGCTCTGCGCGGTCCTGCGGGCACGCGGTGACCTCGCGCAAGCGCGGGCCCGCCTCGACACGACCAGGAACGAACTGGTCGACTGGCCCGACTCGATGAACGACCCGCTGCGGTGCTGGCTCGGTGTCGTGGAAGCCCGGCAGTACACCGCCGAGGGGAAGCTGGCGGAGGCGTGGCGGGCCGCGGCCGACGCGGTCGCGGCGACCGACCGGAACGCGGGATACCTGCGGGACGCGCAAAGCGTGGCCGACGTCGCCGAGGCCATGGCCACGATCGCTGCCGCGGCAGGGGATCTGGTGTTCGCGGCGCGGCTGCTCGGCGCGAGTGCCGCCATCGCGGGGGCGTTGGACGTCGGCTCACCCGACAACCTCGCCGTACTCGGGAAGTTCGGTCCGGCCGAACAGGAAGTCCTCGCCGAGGCACGGAAGATGACCCAGGACGAAGCGACTCGGCTGATCAAGGAGGGTGTCCCCGTACCCCCACCGGGGACACCCTGA
- a CDS encoding SIR2 family NAD-dependent protein deacylase, protein MSPELDRAAELIRGASALLVCAGAGMGVDSGLPDFRGDEGFWRAYPPYERLGLNFYELADPVHFREDPGLAWGFYGHRLRLYRETEPHEGFHVIRGWDKPTRVFTSNVDGQFQKAGFADDHVAEVHGSIHHLQCFGHCGQPSWPAGPDVAIDEDTMRAVGELPSCPSCGSLARPNILMFGDYDWQPARSEAVLTEVSRWRSRQDNLVVVELGAGNAVPTVRRMAELASARTGALIRINPREPEVRHGRGVSLPLGALAGLTALDKLVTAG, encoded by the coding sequence GTGAGTCCTGAGCTGGACCGCGCCGCGGAGCTGATCCGCGGCGCGAGTGCGTTGCTGGTGTGCGCCGGTGCCGGCATGGGTGTGGACTCCGGACTGCCGGATTTCCGCGGTGACGAAGGCTTCTGGCGCGCGTACCCGCCGTACGAGCGGCTCGGCCTGAACTTCTACGAGCTCGCCGACCCGGTGCACTTCCGCGAGGATCCCGGACTGGCGTGGGGTTTCTACGGCCACCGGCTGCGGCTGTACCGGGAAACCGAGCCACACGAGGGCTTCCACGTCATCCGGGGCTGGGACAAGCCGACGAGGGTGTTCACCTCCAATGTGGACGGCCAGTTCCAGAAGGCCGGCTTCGCCGACGACCACGTCGCCGAGGTGCACGGCTCGATCCACCACCTGCAGTGCTTCGGCCACTGTGGACAACCGAGCTGGCCGGCCGGCCCGGACGTCGCGATCGACGAGGACACCATGCGGGCCGTCGGCGAGTTGCCGAGCTGCCCGTCGTGCGGATCCCTTGCCCGGCCGAACATCCTGATGTTCGGCGACTACGACTGGCAACCGGCCCGCAGCGAAGCGGTGCTGACCGAGGTGTCCCGCTGGCGATCACGGCAGGACAACCTCGTGGTGGTCGAACTCGGTGCGGGCAACGCGGTCCCGACCGTCCGCCGGATGGCCGAACTGGCGTCGGCGCGCACCGGCGCGCTGATCCGGATCAACCCGCGAGAGCCGGAAGTCCGGCACGGCCGCGGGGTTTCGTTGCCGCTCGGCGCACTGGCCGGACTGACCGCACTGGACAAGCTGGTCACGGCAGGTTGA
- a CDS encoding ATP-binding cassette domain-containing protein: protein MSNAIEAEGLVKRFGETTALDGVDLAVPAGRILGVLGPNGAGKTTAVRILATLLRPDAGTARVSGYDVLSQPVAVRSLIGLTGQYASVDEDLSGRENLVLIGRLIDMSKADARTRATELLDRFELSDAADRAAKTYSGGMRRRLDLAASLISRPRVLYLDEPTTGLDPHSRNEVWDIVRRLADDGVTVLLTTQYLEEADQLADHITVFDHGRVVADGTPGELKRKVSGQTLQIRPANEDDLEAVSRILLELTGTQPSGDVDSAVLNTPADDTALMAAVIRRLDELSIPVDEIGLRLASLDEVFLAITGTKEGTRA from the coding sequence GTGTCCAACGCGATCGAAGCCGAAGGCCTGGTGAAACGGTTCGGGGAGACGACCGCGCTCGACGGCGTGGACCTGGCCGTGCCCGCGGGCAGGATCCTCGGCGTACTGGGGCCCAACGGCGCGGGCAAGACGACAGCGGTCCGCATCCTGGCGACGCTGCTGCGCCCGGACGCGGGCACCGCGCGTGTCAGCGGCTACGACGTGCTGAGCCAACCGGTCGCGGTCCGCAGCCTGATCGGTCTGACGGGGCAGTACGCCTCGGTCGACGAGGACCTGTCCGGCCGGGAGAACCTGGTGCTGATCGGGCGGTTGATCGACATGTCCAAAGCCGACGCCAGGACGCGCGCGACCGAACTGCTCGACCGGTTCGAGCTCAGCGACGCGGCCGACCGCGCCGCCAAGACGTACTCGGGCGGCATGCGCAGGCGGCTCGACCTGGCGGCGAGCCTGATCAGCCGCCCGCGCGTGCTGTACCTGGACGAGCCGACGACGGGACTGGATCCGCACAGCCGCAACGAGGTGTGGGACATCGTGCGCAGGCTCGCCGACGACGGCGTGACAGTGCTGCTGACCACGCAATACCTGGAGGAAGCCGACCAGCTCGCCGACCACATCACGGTGTTCGACCACGGCCGCGTGGTCGCGGACGGCACGCCCGGCGAGCTCAAGCGCAAGGTCAGCGGGCAGACGCTGCAGATCCGGCCGGCCAACGAGGACGACCTCGAAGCCGTGTCCCGGATCCTGCTCGAACTGACGGGCACCCAGCCGTCGGGGGATGTCGACAGCGCGGTGCTCAACACGCCTGCCGACGACACCGCGCTGATGGCCGCGGTGATCAGGCGGCTGGACGAGCTGAGCATCCCGGTCGACGAGATCGGGTTGCGGCTGGCCAGCCTCGACGAGGTGTTCCTCGCGATCACCGGCACCAAGGAAGGAACGAGGGCATGA
- a CDS encoding ATP-dependent Clp protease ATP-binding subunit: MFERFTDRARRVVVLAQEEARMLNHNYIGTEHILLGLIHEGEGVAAKALESLGIALEGVRQQVEEIIGQGQHAPSGHIPFTPRAKKVLELSLREALQLGHNYIGTEHILLGLIREGEGVAAQVLVKLGADLNRVRQQVLQLLSGYQGKPETEPGSRGEGTPSSSLVLDQFGRNLTASAREGKLDPVIGRAKEIERVMQVLSRRTKNNPVLIGEPGVGKTAVVEGLAQMVVKGEVPETLKDKQLYTLDLGSLVAGSRYRGDFEERLKKVLKEIRTRGDIILFIDEIHTLVGAGAAEGAIDAASILKPMLARGELQTIGATTLEEYRKYVEKDPALERRFQPIQVGEPNLEHTIEILKGLRDRYEAHHRVSITDGALVQAATLADRYINDRFLPDKAIDLIDEAGARMRIRRMTAPPDLREFDEKIADVRREKESAIDAQDFERAAKLRDSEKQLLGQKAEREKQWKDGDLDVVAEVDEEQIAEVLAHWTGIPVFKLTEEETTRLLRMEDEVHKRIIGQEEAVKAVSKAIRRTRAGLKDPKRPSGSFIFAGPSGVGKTELSKALANFLFGEDDALIQIDMGEFHDRYTASRLFGAPPGYVGYEEGGQLTEKVRRKPFSVVLFDEIEKAHQEVYNTLLQVLEDGRLTDGQGRTVDFKNTVIIFTSNLGTQDISKAVSLGFAGGGEQSNNYERMKQKVNDELKKHFRPEFLNRIDDIIVFHQLTEDEIIRMVDLMIGRVEVQLRNKDMALELTPLAKKLLAKRGFDPVLGARPLRRTIQREIEDQLSEKILFGELEPGQIVIGDVEGWSGEGSDDKAHFVFRGEAKPKSVPDSPPVDLAASPGTSSGEAAEGLED; the protein is encoded by the coding sequence ATGTTCGAGAGGTTCACCGACCGCGCGAGGCGGGTGGTTGTCCTGGCCCAGGAAGAGGCCCGGATGCTCAACCACAACTACATCGGCACCGAGCACATCCTCCTGGGCTTGATCCACGAGGGTGAAGGTGTCGCGGCGAAGGCGCTCGAGTCGCTCGGGATCGCCCTGGAAGGCGTGCGTCAGCAGGTCGAGGAGATCATCGGCCAGGGCCAGCACGCGCCTTCCGGTCACATCCCCTTCACGCCTCGGGCGAAGAAGGTGCTCGAGCTGTCTCTGCGCGAAGCGCTGCAGCTCGGCCACAACTACATCGGCACGGAGCACATCCTGCTCGGGCTGATCCGCGAGGGCGAGGGTGTCGCGGCCCAGGTGCTGGTCAAGCTCGGCGCCGACCTCAACCGGGTCCGCCAGCAGGTGCTGCAGCTCCTGTCGGGCTACCAGGGCAAGCCGGAGACCGAGCCGGGCAGCCGCGGTGAGGGCACGCCGTCCTCCTCGCTCGTGCTCGACCAGTTCGGCCGCAACCTCACCGCCAGCGCCCGCGAGGGCAAGCTGGACCCGGTGATCGGCCGGGCCAAGGAGATCGAGCGGGTCATGCAGGTGCTGTCCCGCCGTACCAAGAACAACCCAGTCCTCATCGGCGAGCCGGGTGTCGGCAAGACCGCCGTCGTCGAGGGTCTGGCGCAGATGGTGGTCAAGGGCGAGGTGCCCGAGACGCTGAAGGACAAGCAGCTCTACACGCTGGACCTCGGGTCGCTGGTCGCGGGCTCCCGCTACCGCGGTGACTTCGAGGAGCGCTTGAAGAAGGTCCTCAAGGAGATCCGCACCCGCGGCGACATCATCCTGTTCATCGACGAGATCCACACGCTCGTCGGTGCGGGTGCCGCCGAGGGCGCGATCGACGCGGCCTCCATCCTCAAGCCGATGCTGGCCCGTGGTGAGCTGCAGACCATCGGTGCGACCACCCTCGAGGAATACCGCAAGTACGTGGAGAAGGACCCCGCGCTCGAGCGCCGGTTCCAGCCCATCCAGGTCGGCGAGCCGAACCTGGAGCACACGATCGAGATCCTCAAGGGTCTGCGCGACCGCTACGAGGCGCACCACCGCGTCTCGATCACCGACGGCGCGCTCGTGCAGGCGGCCACGCTGGCCGACCGGTACATCAACGACCGCTTCCTGCCGGACAAGGCGATCGACCTGATCGACGAGGCCGGTGCCCGGATGCGCATCCGCCGGATGACGGCGCCGCCGGACCTGCGTGAGTTCGACGAGAAGATCGCCGACGTGCGCCGGGAGAAGGAATCGGCCATCGACGCGCAGGACTTCGAGCGGGCCGCGAAGCTGCGCGATTCGGAGAAGCAGCTGCTCGGGCAGAAGGCCGAGCGCGAGAAGCAGTGGAAGGACGGCGACCTCGACGTCGTCGCCGAGGTCGACGAGGAGCAGATCGCCGAGGTCCTCGCGCACTGGACGGGCATCCCGGTCTTCAAGCTGACCGAGGAGGAGACCACCCGCCTGCTGCGCATGGAGGACGAGGTCCACAAGCGGATCATCGGCCAGGAGGAGGCCGTCAAGGCTGTTTCCAAGGCGATCCGCCGGACCCGTGCGGGTCTGAAGGACCCGAAGCGCCCCAGCGGTTCGTTCATCTTCGCCGGGCCGTCCGGTGTCGGTAAGACCGAGCTGTCCAAGGCGCTGGCGAACTTCCTGTTCGGCGAGGACGACGCCCTGATCCAGATCGACATGGGCGAGTTCCACGACCGCTACACCGCTTCGCGCCTGTTCGGTGCCCCTCCCGGCTACGTCGGCTACGAAGAGGGCGGCCAGCTGACCGAGAAGGTCCGCCGCAAGCCGTTCTCGGTGGTGCTGTTCGACGAGATCGAGAAGGCGCACCAGGAGGTCTACAACACCCTCCTGCAGGTGCTGGAAGACGGCCGCCTGACCGACGGCCAGGGCCGCACGGTCGACTTCAAGAACACGGTCATCATCTTCACGTCGAACCTGGGCACGCAGGACATCTCCAAGGCGGTGTCGCTCGGGTTCGCCGGTGGTGGCGAGCAGTCCAACAACTACGAGCGGATGAAGCAGAAGGTCAACGACGAGCTGAAGAAGCACTTCCGCCCGGAGTTCCTCAACCGCATCGACGACATCATCGTCTTCCACCAGCTCACGGAGGACGAGATCATCCGCATGGTCGACCTGATGATCGGCCGCGTGGAGGTCCAGCTGCGCAACAAGGACATGGCTCTCGAGCTGACCCCGCTGGCGAAGAAACTGCTGGCCAAGCGCGGCTTCGACCCCGTGCTCGGTGCCCGGCCGCTGCGCCGGACCATCCAGCGCGAGATCGAGGACCAGCTGTCGGAGAAGATCCTGTTCGGCGAGCTCGAGCCGGGTCAGATCGTGATCGGCGACGTCGAGGGCTGGTCGGGCGAAGGCTCGGACGACAAGGCCCACTTCGTCTTCCGCGGCGAGGCCAAGCCGAAGAGCGTGCCGGACTCGCCGCCGGTGGACCTGGCCGCGTCGCCGGGCACGTCGTCCGGTGAGGCCGCCGAGGGTCTCGAGGACTGA
- a CDS encoding endonuclease/exonuclease/phosphatase family protein: protein MTVELKRPRPPVRTWIVALWAVPSVLFVGFAALRLLGVTGNRYIIATVALTPYIAVVGLALGVVGLFMRRWIFGGVVLAFAMIVSAAVVPRMISHDQSTVFGPRLTVMTANLYVGRADAVALLDMVRRTNVEVLSLQELSPAMVQDLDRAGIDRVLPYRLFEPRRGGAGSGLASKYPLRPTEILDPATFAQPSAIVDLPGVVDPEVLVVHAVPGVENAGTWKAELAELPGTTTKDKPRMLIGDFNATLDHPDLRDVISRGYVDVAQQHGSGLTPTWPAGIWPPPVALDHFLVDARCAVVDYQVFDLPGSDHRAAVATLNLP from the coding sequence GTGACAGTGGAGCTGAAGAGGCCTCGGCCGCCGGTCAGGACGTGGATCGTCGCGCTGTGGGCGGTGCCGTCGGTGCTCTTCGTGGGCTTCGCGGCGCTTCGGCTGCTCGGGGTGACCGGCAACCGGTACATAATCGCCACGGTCGCGCTGACGCCGTACATCGCCGTCGTCGGCCTGGCGCTCGGCGTCGTGGGGCTGTTCATGCGCCGCTGGATCTTCGGCGGTGTGGTGCTCGCGTTCGCGATGATCGTCAGCGCCGCTGTCGTGCCGCGGATGATCTCGCACGACCAGTCCACGGTGTTCGGGCCGAGACTGACTGTGATGACGGCGAACCTGTACGTCGGCCGCGCGGATGCCGTGGCACTGCTCGACATGGTCCGCCGCACCAACGTGGAAGTGCTCAGCCTCCAGGAACTCAGCCCGGCGATGGTGCAGGACCTCGACCGGGCCGGGATCGACCGGGTGCTGCCGTACCGGCTGTTCGAGCCGCGGCGCGGCGGGGCCGGGTCGGGCCTGGCGTCGAAGTACCCGCTGCGGCCGACCGAGATCCTGGACCCGGCGACGTTCGCGCAACCCAGCGCGATCGTCGACCTGCCTGGTGTGGTCGACCCCGAGGTTCTCGTCGTGCACGCCGTGCCGGGCGTGGAGAACGCGGGCACCTGGAAGGCGGAACTGGCCGAGTTGCCCGGCACGACCACCAAGGACAAGCCGAGGATGCTGATCGGCGACTTCAACGCCACGCTCGACCACCCCGACCTGCGTGACGTGATCAGCCGCGGCTACGTCGACGTGGCGCAGCAGCACGGCAGCGGGCTGACGCCGACGTGGCCCGCGGGGATCTGGCCGCCGCCGGTCGCGCTCGACCACTTCCTCGTCGACGCGCGCTGCGCTGTCGTCGACTACCAGGTGTTCGACTTGCCGGGCAGTGACCACCGCGCCGCGGTGGCCACGCTCAACCTGCCGTGA